A single Ctenopharyngodon idella isolate HZGC_01 chromosome 22, HZGC01, whole genome shotgun sequence DNA region contains:
- the hipk1a gene encoding homeodomain-interacting protein kinase 1 isoform X2, protein MSSQMQAFSSPSVSSSGLSRSKKLKVENHVWNVSSQSGESSYYQHSPNQTNGSSPSTSGFNPNYNSSNLVFPPGGSREQTVVRAADSTGSVPEPSSSSSSSSTSSRRGKDAGSISLTCEGYQKQGSLKRKSEEVDSSDSVQILEELSAPVLPNRVAGGGGNATAQSIAHSTSTTKSSNSHSEGDYQLVQHEILCSVSNSYEVLEFLGRGTFGQVAKCWKRGTNEIVAIKILKNHPSYARQGQIEVSILSRLSTENADEFNFVRSYECFQHKNHTCLVFEMLEQNLYDFLKHSKFSPLLLKCIRPVLQQVSTALMKLKSLGLIHADLKPENIMLVDPIRQPYRVKVIDFGSASHVSKAVCSTYLQSRYYRAPEIILGLPFCEAIDMWSLGCVIAELFLGWPLYPGASEYDQIRYISQTQGLPAEYLLSAGTKTSRFFHRGPDSSYPLWRLKTPAEHEAEFGIKSKEARKYIFNCLDDMMQVNMTNLEGTDVLAEKADRREFIDLLKKMLTLDADKRITPTKTLNHPFVTMAHLLHFPHSSHVKSCFQNMEICKRRCTAFDNNKNLFASHNTPSAAANLTVTFSSQLNQHSQMASTGGQSLSLSSNVPLLNYQPGLYQQATINIPGLAQQSVPLQARPTQLCAQTEPFQQTLIVCPPTIQGLQTSNKHAGYPVRMDNSVPIVPQNQSTQPLHIQPSMLTQFLHTSLYPFPNQSSSTPLAVASLRLPVAGMTPLALGSRRLEQSATMLGWPAGTQQILIPSSWQQMSGMAMHNPSQPVLSDSPVGSLFSDNTTQQNSSWRGRHGGQCDGMQQGSAQGRNVSAQPSHAGAASSRTQQSGVKRSKGRRAESRARPMSSQQPASLVAHNCGDASQPIVISDTPSPAVSIITIHSDTEDEDDRKFPPESCSVNQRTNVISCVTVHDSQDSDSSTSTPLSPKHRPKFVESNTHSKSLAVVTPSVKTQLWDGASGEKSVNSYVKSKKGMASQSSDRHQRAASNRSQPLNLSQAQQSMMSSHDRAGGGSLRRQPTYPPTGPSHSYRLHEASLFGSASSLYAYPASAALASVSQAVDQLHNSAGSSCSSSSGRHTRTAGPYSASLSLLQKNSAMGVMCQASAPYQQQQLSAQSYQRPAAFPLSQRKLNQYPYL, encoded by the exons ATGTCCTCACAAATGCAAGCGTTTTCCTCTCCCTCCGTGTCCTCCAGTGGCCTGTCCCGCTCCAAGAAACTGAAGGTGGAAAACCATGTGTGGAACGTGAGCAGCCAATCAGGTGAGAGCAGCTACTACCAGCACAGCCCGAACCAGACGAATGGCTCTTCCCCCTCCACATCTGGATTCAACCCCAATTACAACTCCTCCAACCTGGTCTTTCCTCCTGGAGGCTCGCGGGAACAGACAGTGGTACGTGCCGCAGACAGTACCGGCAGCGTCCCGGAGCCTTCgtcctcctcctcatcatcgTCCACATCCAGTCGGCGTGGAAAAGATGCGGGCTCCATCTCTCTGACATGCGAGGGCTATCAGAAACAGGGCAGTCTGAAGCGGAAGAGCGAGGAGGTAGACAGCAGCGACAGCGTGCAGATTTTGGAGGAGCTCTCTGCTCCTGTGCTCCCCAACCGTGTGGCCGGAGGTGGAGGCAATGCCACGGCTCAGTCCATCGCTCATTCCACGTCCACCACCAAGAGCAGCAACTCCCACAGTGAGGGCGACTACCAGCTGGTGCAACACGAGATCCTCTGCTCTGTCTCCAACAGCTACGAGGTTCTGGAGTTCCTCGGCCGGGGAACGTTCGGACAGGTCGCAAAATGCTGGAAGCGTGGAACTAATGAGATCGTGGCCATTAAGATTCTCAAGAATCATCCGTCATATGCCCGCCAGGGTCAAATAGAG GTGAGCATCCTCAGCCGTCTTAGCACAGAGAATGCAGATGAGTTCAACTTTGTGCGCTCTTACGAGTGCTTCCAGCACAAGAACCACACGTGTCTGGTGTTTGAGATGCTGGAGCAGAACCTCTATGACTTCCTCAAGCACAGCAAGTTCAGCCCGCTGCTCCTCAAATGCATCCGGCCGGTCCTGCAGCAGGTTTCCACGGCGCTGATGAAGCTGAAGAGTTTGGGTCTCATCCACGCTGATCTGAAGCCTGAGAACATCATGCTTGTCGACCCCATCAGACAGCCCTACAGAGTCAAAGTCATCGACTTCGGTTCAGCCAGCCACGTCTCGAAGGCGGTGTGCTCAACCTACCTGCAGTCTAGATACTACCG AGCTCCTGAGATCATTCTGGGCCTTCCGTTCTGTGAGGCCATTGACATGTGGTCACTGGGTTGTGTCATTGCTGAACTGTTTCTAGGCTGGCCTTTGTATCCGGGAGCTTCAGAATATGATCAG ATTCGGTACATTTCCCAGACTCAAGGTTTGCCAGCTGAGTATCTCCTGAGCGCCGGCACTAAAACCAGCCGTTTCTTCCACAGGGGCCCAGACTCCAGCTACCCTCTCTGGAGACTCAAG aCTCCCGCAGAGCACGAGGCAGAGTTTGGGATAAAGTCCAAAGAGGCTCGGAAATACATTTTCAACTGCCTTGATGACATGATGCAG GTCAACATGACTAACTTGGAAGGCACAGACGTCTTAGCAGAGAAGGCTGATCGGAGGGAGTTCATTGACCTGCTAAAGAAAATGCTAACACTAGACGCAGACAAGAGGATCACGCCCACTAAGACCCTCAACCACCCGTTTGTGACGATGGCTCACCTACTTCACTTCCCACACAGCTCACA TGTGAAGTCCTGCTTCCAAAACATGGAGATCTGCAAGCGCAGGTGTACAGCTTTCGACAATAACAAGAACCTGTTCGCCAGCCACAACACCCCCAGCGCGGCCGCCAACCTCACCGTCACCTTCAGCAGTCAACTCAATCAGCACAGTCAG ATGGCCTCCACGGGGGGCCAGTCCCTGTCTCTTAGCAGCAACGTTCCTTTACTGAACTACCAGCCTGGTCTGTACCAGCAGGCCACTATAAATATACCAGGCTTGGCTCAGCAGAGTGTGCCGTTGCAGGCTCGCCCTACTCAGCTGTGTGCCCAGACAGAGCCCTTCCAGCAAACCCTCATTGTGTGCCCTCCTACCATCCAGG GGCTGCAGACCTCCAATAAACATGCTGGATACCCAGTGAGAATGGACAACTCAGTACCCATAGTGCCCCAGAACCAGTCCACCCAGCCCCTACACATTCAGCCCAGCATGCTCACACAG TTCCTCCACACATCCCTCTATCCCTTCCCCAACCAGAGCAGCAGCACGCCGCTGGCGGTGGCCTCCCTGCGCCTTCCAGTGGCGGGAATGACGCCGCTGGCCTTGGGCTCTCGGCGTCTGGAGCAGAGTGCCACCATGCTG GGCTGGCCAGCAGGCACACAGCAGATCCTCATTCCCTCTTCATGGCAGCAGATGTCAGGCATGGCCATGCACAATCCCAGCCAACCTGTGCTGTCCGATTCACCCGTGGGCTCTCTGTTCTCAGACAACACCACCCAACAGAACAGTAGCTGGAG GGGTCGACATGGAGGTCAGTGCGATGGGATGCAGCAGGGCTCTGCGCAGGGGCGTAACGTTAGCGCTCAGCCCTCCCACGCGGGAGCAGCCAGCAGTCGTACACAGCAGAGTGGAGTGAAGAGGTCAAAGGGTCGACGTGCCGAAAGCAGAGCCAG ACCCATGTCCTCCCAGCAGCCGGCCTCTTTGGTAGCGCACAACTGTGGTGATGCGTCCCAGCCCATTGTCATCTCCGACACGCCCAGCCCTGCCGTCAGTATCATCACCATCCACAGCGACACTGAGGACGAGGACGACAGGAAGTTTCCTCCTGAAAG CTGTAGTGTGAACCAGCGTACAAACGTCATCAGTTGTGTAACTGTCCATGACTCCCAGGACTCTGACTCCTCCACCAGCACCCCTCTCAGTCCAAAACACCGTCCCAAGTTTGTCGAGAGCAACACACACTCCAAGTCTCTAGCCGTGGTCACGCCCTCAGTGAAAACACAGCTTTGGGACGGAGCGTCAGGAG AGAAGAGTGTTAATAGTTATGTAAAATCAAAGAAAGGAATGGCTTCACAGTCCAGCGACCGGCATCAGAGGGCGGCATCAAACAGATCTCAGCCTCTCAACCTGAGCCAG GCGCAGCAATCAATGATGTCATCCCACGATCGTGCAGGGGGCGGATCTCTGAGACGCCAACCCACCTACCCTCCTACAGGCCCCTCCCACTCCTACAGGCTTCATGAAGCGTCGCTCTTCGGCTCCGCCTCCAGCCTGTACGCATACCCTGCATCTGCAGCCCTGGCCTCTGTGTCGCAGGCGGTGGACCAGCTACACAATTCGGCCGGTTCCTCCTGCTCCTCTTCCTCCGGCCGGCACACACGCACCGCCGGGCCATACTCGGCCTCTCTGAGCCTTCTGCAGAAGAACAGTGCCATGGGCGTCATGTGTCAGGCTTCAGCTCCGTACCAGCAACAGCAGCTGTCGGCACAGTCCTACCAGCGGCCTGCAGCGTTTCCCCTCAGCCAGAGGAAACTCAACCAGTACCCGTACCTGTGA
- the hipk1a gene encoding homeodomain-interacting protein kinase 1 isoform X1, translating to MSSQMQAFSSPSVSSSGLSRSKKLKVENHVWNVSSQSGESSYYQHSPNQTNGSSPSTSGFNPNYNSSNLVFPPGGSREQTVVRAADSTGSVPEPSSSSSSSSTSSRRGKDAGSISLTCEGYQKQGSLKRKSEEVDSSDSVQILEELSAPVLPNRVAGGGGNATAQSIAHSTSTTKSSNSHSEGDYQLVQHEILCSVSNSYEVLEFLGRGTFGQVAKCWKRGTNEIVAIKILKNHPSYARQGQIEVSILSRLSTENADEFNFVRSYECFQHKNHTCLVFEMLEQNLYDFLKHSKFSPLLLKCIRPVLQQVSTALMKLKSLGLIHADLKPENIMLVDPIRQPYRVKVIDFGSASHVSKAVCSTYLQSRYYRAPEIILGLPFCEAIDMWSLGCVIAELFLGWPLYPGASEYDQIRYISQTQGLPAEYLLSAGTKTSRFFHRGPDSSYPLWRLKTPAEHEAEFGIKSKEARKYIFNCLDDMMQVNMTNLEGTDVLAEKADRREFIDLLKKMLTLDADKRITPTKTLNHPFVTMAHLLHFPHSSHVKSCFQNMEICKRRCTAFDNNKNLFASHNTPSAAANLTVTFSSQLNQHSQMASTGGQSLSLSSNVPLLNYQPGLYQQATINIPGLAQQSVPLQARPTQLCAQTEPFQQTLIVCPPTIQGLQTSNKHAGYPVRMDNSVPIVPQNQSTQPLHIQPSMLTQFLHTSLYPFPNQSSSTPLAVASLRLPVAGMTPLALGSRRLEQSATMLQGWPAGTQQILIPSSWQQMSGMAMHNPSQPVLSDSPVGSLFSDNTTQQNSSWRGRHGGQCDGMQQGSAQGRNVSAQPSHAGAASSRTQQSGVKRSKGRRAESRARPMSSQQPASLVAHNCGDASQPIVISDTPSPAVSIITIHSDTEDEDDRKFPPESCSVNQRTNVISCVTVHDSQDSDSSTSTPLSPKHRPKFVESNTHSKSLAVVTPSVKTQLWDGASGEKSVNSYVKSKKGMASQSSDRHQRAASNRSQPLNLSQAQQSMMSSHDRAGGGSLRRQPTYPPTGPSHSYRLHEASLFGSASSLYAYPASAALASVSQAVDQLHNSAGSSCSSSSGRHTRTAGPYSASLSLLQKNSAMGVMCQASAPYQQQQLSAQSYQRPAAFPLSQRKLNQYPYL from the exons ATGTCCTCACAAATGCAAGCGTTTTCCTCTCCCTCCGTGTCCTCCAGTGGCCTGTCCCGCTCCAAGAAACTGAAGGTGGAAAACCATGTGTGGAACGTGAGCAGCCAATCAGGTGAGAGCAGCTACTACCAGCACAGCCCGAACCAGACGAATGGCTCTTCCCCCTCCACATCTGGATTCAACCCCAATTACAACTCCTCCAACCTGGTCTTTCCTCCTGGAGGCTCGCGGGAACAGACAGTGGTACGTGCCGCAGACAGTACCGGCAGCGTCCCGGAGCCTTCgtcctcctcctcatcatcgTCCACATCCAGTCGGCGTGGAAAAGATGCGGGCTCCATCTCTCTGACATGCGAGGGCTATCAGAAACAGGGCAGTCTGAAGCGGAAGAGCGAGGAGGTAGACAGCAGCGACAGCGTGCAGATTTTGGAGGAGCTCTCTGCTCCTGTGCTCCCCAACCGTGTGGCCGGAGGTGGAGGCAATGCCACGGCTCAGTCCATCGCTCATTCCACGTCCACCACCAAGAGCAGCAACTCCCACAGTGAGGGCGACTACCAGCTGGTGCAACACGAGATCCTCTGCTCTGTCTCCAACAGCTACGAGGTTCTGGAGTTCCTCGGCCGGGGAACGTTCGGACAGGTCGCAAAATGCTGGAAGCGTGGAACTAATGAGATCGTGGCCATTAAGATTCTCAAGAATCATCCGTCATATGCCCGCCAGGGTCAAATAGAG GTGAGCATCCTCAGCCGTCTTAGCACAGAGAATGCAGATGAGTTCAACTTTGTGCGCTCTTACGAGTGCTTCCAGCACAAGAACCACACGTGTCTGGTGTTTGAGATGCTGGAGCAGAACCTCTATGACTTCCTCAAGCACAGCAAGTTCAGCCCGCTGCTCCTCAAATGCATCCGGCCGGTCCTGCAGCAGGTTTCCACGGCGCTGATGAAGCTGAAGAGTTTGGGTCTCATCCACGCTGATCTGAAGCCTGAGAACATCATGCTTGTCGACCCCATCAGACAGCCCTACAGAGTCAAAGTCATCGACTTCGGTTCAGCCAGCCACGTCTCGAAGGCGGTGTGCTCAACCTACCTGCAGTCTAGATACTACCG AGCTCCTGAGATCATTCTGGGCCTTCCGTTCTGTGAGGCCATTGACATGTGGTCACTGGGTTGTGTCATTGCTGAACTGTTTCTAGGCTGGCCTTTGTATCCGGGAGCTTCAGAATATGATCAG ATTCGGTACATTTCCCAGACTCAAGGTTTGCCAGCTGAGTATCTCCTGAGCGCCGGCACTAAAACCAGCCGTTTCTTCCACAGGGGCCCAGACTCCAGCTACCCTCTCTGGAGACTCAAG aCTCCCGCAGAGCACGAGGCAGAGTTTGGGATAAAGTCCAAAGAGGCTCGGAAATACATTTTCAACTGCCTTGATGACATGATGCAG GTCAACATGACTAACTTGGAAGGCACAGACGTCTTAGCAGAGAAGGCTGATCGGAGGGAGTTCATTGACCTGCTAAAGAAAATGCTAACACTAGACGCAGACAAGAGGATCACGCCCACTAAGACCCTCAACCACCCGTTTGTGACGATGGCTCACCTACTTCACTTCCCACACAGCTCACA TGTGAAGTCCTGCTTCCAAAACATGGAGATCTGCAAGCGCAGGTGTACAGCTTTCGACAATAACAAGAACCTGTTCGCCAGCCACAACACCCCCAGCGCGGCCGCCAACCTCACCGTCACCTTCAGCAGTCAACTCAATCAGCACAGTCAG ATGGCCTCCACGGGGGGCCAGTCCCTGTCTCTTAGCAGCAACGTTCCTTTACTGAACTACCAGCCTGGTCTGTACCAGCAGGCCACTATAAATATACCAGGCTTGGCTCAGCAGAGTGTGCCGTTGCAGGCTCGCCCTACTCAGCTGTGTGCCCAGACAGAGCCCTTCCAGCAAACCCTCATTGTGTGCCCTCCTACCATCCAGG GGCTGCAGACCTCCAATAAACATGCTGGATACCCAGTGAGAATGGACAACTCAGTACCCATAGTGCCCCAGAACCAGTCCACCCAGCCCCTACACATTCAGCCCAGCATGCTCACACAG TTCCTCCACACATCCCTCTATCCCTTCCCCAACCAGAGCAGCAGCACGCCGCTGGCGGTGGCCTCCCTGCGCCTTCCAGTGGCGGGAATGACGCCGCTGGCCTTGGGCTCTCGGCGTCTGGAGCAGAGTGCCACCATGCTG cagGGCTGGCCAGCAGGCACACAGCAGATCCTCATTCCCTCTTCATGGCAGCAGATGTCAGGCATGGCCATGCACAATCCCAGCCAACCTGTGCTGTCCGATTCACCCGTGGGCTCTCTGTTCTCAGACAACACCACCCAACAGAACAGTAGCTGGAG GGGTCGACATGGAGGTCAGTGCGATGGGATGCAGCAGGGCTCTGCGCAGGGGCGTAACGTTAGCGCTCAGCCCTCCCACGCGGGAGCAGCCAGCAGTCGTACACAGCAGAGTGGAGTGAAGAGGTCAAAGGGTCGACGTGCCGAAAGCAGAGCCAG ACCCATGTCCTCCCAGCAGCCGGCCTCTTTGGTAGCGCACAACTGTGGTGATGCGTCCCAGCCCATTGTCATCTCCGACACGCCCAGCCCTGCCGTCAGTATCATCACCATCCACAGCGACACTGAGGACGAGGACGACAGGAAGTTTCCTCCTGAAAG CTGTAGTGTGAACCAGCGTACAAACGTCATCAGTTGTGTAACTGTCCATGACTCCCAGGACTCTGACTCCTCCACCAGCACCCCTCTCAGTCCAAAACACCGTCCCAAGTTTGTCGAGAGCAACACACACTCCAAGTCTCTAGCCGTGGTCACGCCCTCAGTGAAAACACAGCTTTGGGACGGAGCGTCAGGAG AGAAGAGTGTTAATAGTTATGTAAAATCAAAGAAAGGAATGGCTTCACAGTCCAGCGACCGGCATCAGAGGGCGGCATCAAACAGATCTCAGCCTCTCAACCTGAGCCAG GCGCAGCAATCAATGATGTCATCCCACGATCGTGCAGGGGGCGGATCTCTGAGACGCCAACCCACCTACCCTCCTACAGGCCCCTCCCACTCCTACAGGCTTCATGAAGCGTCGCTCTTCGGCTCCGCCTCCAGCCTGTACGCATACCCTGCATCTGCAGCCCTGGCCTCTGTGTCGCAGGCGGTGGACCAGCTACACAATTCGGCCGGTTCCTCCTGCTCCTCTTCCTCCGGCCGGCACACACGCACCGCCGGGCCATACTCGGCCTCTCTGAGCCTTCTGCAGAAGAACAGTGCCATGGGCGTCATGTGTCAGGCTTCAGCTCCGTACCAGCAACAGCAGCTGTCGGCACAGTCCTACCAGCGGCCTGCAGCGTTTCCCCTCAGCCAGAGGAAACTCAACCAGTACCCGTACCTGTGA
- the hipk1a gene encoding homeodomain-interacting protein kinase 1 isoform X3 — protein MSSQMQAFSSPSVSSSGLSRSKKLKVENHVWNVSSQSGESSYYQHSPNQTNGSSPSTSGFNPNYNSSNLVFPPGGSREQTVVRAADSTGSVPEPSSSSSSSSTSSRRGKDAGSISLTCEGYQKQGSLKRKSEEVDSSDSVQILEELSAPVLPNRVAGGGGNATAQSIAHSTSTTKSSNSHSEGDYQLVQHEILCSVSNSYEVLEFLGRGTFGQVAKCWKRGTNEIVAIKILKNHPSYARQGQIEVSILSRLSTENADEFNFVRSYECFQHKNHTCLVFEMLEQNLYDFLKHSKFSPLLLKCIRPVLQQVSTALMKLKSLGLIHADLKPENIMLVDPIRQPYRVKVIDFGSASHVSKAVCSTYLQSRYYRAPEIILGLPFCEAIDMWSLGCVIAELFLGWPLYPGASEYDQIRYISQTQGLPAEYLLSAGTKTSRFFHRGPDSSYPLWRLKTPAEHEAEFGIKSKEARKYIFNCLDDMMQVNMTNLEGTDVLAEKADRREFIDLLKKMLTLDADKRITPTKTLNHPFVTMAHLLHFPHSSHVKSCFQNMEICKRRCTAFDNNKNLFASHNTPSAAANLTVTFSSQLNQHSQMASTGGQSLSLSSNVPLLNYQPGLYQQATINIPGLAQQSVPLQARPTQLCAQTEPFQQTLIVCPPTIQGLQTSNKHAGYPVRMDNSVPIVPQNQSTQPLHIQPSMLTQQGWPAGTQQILIPSSWQQMSGMAMHNPSQPVLSDSPVGSLFSDNTTQQNSSWRGRHGGQCDGMQQGSAQGRNVSAQPSHAGAASSRTQQSGVKRSKGRRAESRARPMSSQQPASLVAHNCGDASQPIVISDTPSPAVSIITIHSDTEDEDDRKFPPESCSVNQRTNVISCVTVHDSQDSDSSTSTPLSPKHRPKFVESNTHSKSLAVVTPSVKTQLWDGASGEKSVNSYVKSKKGMASQSSDRHQRAASNRSQPLNLSQAQQSMMSSHDRAGGGSLRRQPTYPPTGPSHSYRLHEASLFGSASSLYAYPASAALASVSQAVDQLHNSAGSSCSSSSGRHTRTAGPYSASLSLLQKNSAMGVMCQASAPYQQQQLSAQSYQRPAAFPLSQRKLNQYPYL, from the exons ATGTCCTCACAAATGCAAGCGTTTTCCTCTCCCTCCGTGTCCTCCAGTGGCCTGTCCCGCTCCAAGAAACTGAAGGTGGAAAACCATGTGTGGAACGTGAGCAGCCAATCAGGTGAGAGCAGCTACTACCAGCACAGCCCGAACCAGACGAATGGCTCTTCCCCCTCCACATCTGGATTCAACCCCAATTACAACTCCTCCAACCTGGTCTTTCCTCCTGGAGGCTCGCGGGAACAGACAGTGGTACGTGCCGCAGACAGTACCGGCAGCGTCCCGGAGCCTTCgtcctcctcctcatcatcgTCCACATCCAGTCGGCGTGGAAAAGATGCGGGCTCCATCTCTCTGACATGCGAGGGCTATCAGAAACAGGGCAGTCTGAAGCGGAAGAGCGAGGAGGTAGACAGCAGCGACAGCGTGCAGATTTTGGAGGAGCTCTCTGCTCCTGTGCTCCCCAACCGTGTGGCCGGAGGTGGAGGCAATGCCACGGCTCAGTCCATCGCTCATTCCACGTCCACCACCAAGAGCAGCAACTCCCACAGTGAGGGCGACTACCAGCTGGTGCAACACGAGATCCTCTGCTCTGTCTCCAACAGCTACGAGGTTCTGGAGTTCCTCGGCCGGGGAACGTTCGGACAGGTCGCAAAATGCTGGAAGCGTGGAACTAATGAGATCGTGGCCATTAAGATTCTCAAGAATCATCCGTCATATGCCCGCCAGGGTCAAATAGAG GTGAGCATCCTCAGCCGTCTTAGCACAGAGAATGCAGATGAGTTCAACTTTGTGCGCTCTTACGAGTGCTTCCAGCACAAGAACCACACGTGTCTGGTGTTTGAGATGCTGGAGCAGAACCTCTATGACTTCCTCAAGCACAGCAAGTTCAGCCCGCTGCTCCTCAAATGCATCCGGCCGGTCCTGCAGCAGGTTTCCACGGCGCTGATGAAGCTGAAGAGTTTGGGTCTCATCCACGCTGATCTGAAGCCTGAGAACATCATGCTTGTCGACCCCATCAGACAGCCCTACAGAGTCAAAGTCATCGACTTCGGTTCAGCCAGCCACGTCTCGAAGGCGGTGTGCTCAACCTACCTGCAGTCTAGATACTACCG AGCTCCTGAGATCATTCTGGGCCTTCCGTTCTGTGAGGCCATTGACATGTGGTCACTGGGTTGTGTCATTGCTGAACTGTTTCTAGGCTGGCCTTTGTATCCGGGAGCTTCAGAATATGATCAG ATTCGGTACATTTCCCAGACTCAAGGTTTGCCAGCTGAGTATCTCCTGAGCGCCGGCACTAAAACCAGCCGTTTCTTCCACAGGGGCCCAGACTCCAGCTACCCTCTCTGGAGACTCAAG aCTCCCGCAGAGCACGAGGCAGAGTTTGGGATAAAGTCCAAAGAGGCTCGGAAATACATTTTCAACTGCCTTGATGACATGATGCAG GTCAACATGACTAACTTGGAAGGCACAGACGTCTTAGCAGAGAAGGCTGATCGGAGGGAGTTCATTGACCTGCTAAAGAAAATGCTAACACTAGACGCAGACAAGAGGATCACGCCCACTAAGACCCTCAACCACCCGTTTGTGACGATGGCTCACCTACTTCACTTCCCACACAGCTCACA TGTGAAGTCCTGCTTCCAAAACATGGAGATCTGCAAGCGCAGGTGTACAGCTTTCGACAATAACAAGAACCTGTTCGCCAGCCACAACACCCCCAGCGCGGCCGCCAACCTCACCGTCACCTTCAGCAGTCAACTCAATCAGCACAGTCAG ATGGCCTCCACGGGGGGCCAGTCCCTGTCTCTTAGCAGCAACGTTCCTTTACTGAACTACCAGCCTGGTCTGTACCAGCAGGCCACTATAAATATACCAGGCTTGGCTCAGCAGAGTGTGCCGTTGCAGGCTCGCCCTACTCAGCTGTGTGCCCAGACAGAGCCCTTCCAGCAAACCCTCATTGTGTGCCCTCCTACCATCCAGG GGCTGCAGACCTCCAATAAACATGCTGGATACCCAGTGAGAATGGACAACTCAGTACCCATAGTGCCCCAGAACCAGTCCACCCAGCCCCTACACATTCAGCCCAGCATGCTCACACAG cagGGCTGGCCAGCAGGCACACAGCAGATCCTCATTCCCTCTTCATGGCAGCAGATGTCAGGCATGGCCATGCACAATCCCAGCCAACCTGTGCTGTCCGATTCACCCGTGGGCTCTCTGTTCTCAGACAACACCACCCAACAGAACAGTAGCTGGAG GGGTCGACATGGAGGTCAGTGCGATGGGATGCAGCAGGGCTCTGCGCAGGGGCGTAACGTTAGCGCTCAGCCCTCCCACGCGGGAGCAGCCAGCAGTCGTACACAGCAGAGTGGAGTGAAGAGGTCAAAGGGTCGACGTGCCGAAAGCAGAGCCAG ACCCATGTCCTCCCAGCAGCCGGCCTCTTTGGTAGCGCACAACTGTGGTGATGCGTCCCAGCCCATTGTCATCTCCGACACGCCCAGCCCTGCCGTCAGTATCATCACCATCCACAGCGACACTGAGGACGAGGACGACAGGAAGTTTCCTCCTGAAAG CTGTAGTGTGAACCAGCGTACAAACGTCATCAGTTGTGTAACTGTCCATGACTCCCAGGACTCTGACTCCTCCACCAGCACCCCTCTCAGTCCAAAACACCGTCCCAAGTTTGTCGAGAGCAACACACACTCCAAGTCTCTAGCCGTGGTCACGCCCTCAGTGAAAACACAGCTTTGGGACGGAGCGTCAGGAG AGAAGAGTGTTAATAGTTATGTAAAATCAAAGAAAGGAATGGCTTCACAGTCCAGCGACCGGCATCAGAGGGCGGCATCAAACAGATCTCAGCCTCTCAACCTGAGCCAG GCGCAGCAATCAATGATGTCATCCCACGATCGTGCAGGGGGCGGATCTCTGAGACGCCAACCCACCTACCCTCCTACAGGCCCCTCCCACTCCTACAGGCTTCATGAAGCGTCGCTCTTCGGCTCCGCCTCCAGCCTGTACGCATACCCTGCATCTGCAGCCCTGGCCTCTGTGTCGCAGGCGGTGGACCAGCTACACAATTCGGCCGGTTCCTCCTGCTCCTCTTCCTCCGGCCGGCACACACGCACCGCCGGGCCATACTCGGCCTCTCTGAGCCTTCTGCAGAAGAACAGTGCCATGGGCGTCATGTGTCAGGCTTCAGCTCCGTACCAGCAACAGCAGCTGTCGGCACAGTCCTACCAGCGGCCTGCAGCGTTTCCCCTCAGCCAGAGGAAACTCAACCAGTACCCGTACCTGTGA